ATCAGTGCCAAGAACTACTCCAATAGATCGCCAGACAATTCTGGCCACGGGGCAAGTAAAGAACAGATGTTTTTTTTGAGGGAGAACGACAGTGGGAGAGGTtcccactgactttgtattactcacaaaggAACAATTACATATGTGTTACAAAGGGTTTTGTGGCCCCCAGGCCATGCTAGCTATCCACGGTCTTAGTGGCCCAAGTTTACAATGTAATTAGACAGGAAAGGATGAAGATCCTCCTGGCAGTTATGTGTTAGCAGctccaagagatgcttgaatctaGCTAGCCATGCTCCATGGGAGTGCTGAATCCCTCTAAAGTGTTGATTGTTTCTCTCCATCCAAAGACTCCAAGCAGCCAAGAGAAAGATATCCATGAAGAGAGGTTGTCTCCAATTACCCCTACCTCCATGCAGAAGAGCCAGTCTGTTGTCAGCTATCGGCCATGTCACTCCAACTACATCCCAGCAGTGTTGACTAAAGGGGCAATTGAAGAACAGATGTTCCACCGTTTCCTCTGGAGGGTTTTGACAGAACATGCATGCATAGTTGCCCCCCACGACAACAAAATGTCTGCGTTTGAGCATATTCCTGGTATTCAGACGATCAACTAGGAGCAGCCACCCAAACATCTTGAATTTGATCGGGCTTTTAGCTTTCCAGAGCCATCCAAACGCCTCATCTGCCACAACCTGTTTGTAGCAGTGATTATAGAACTTCTTGGACGAAAAACGCCCGAGCAAGCATTCCAGACATCACAGTTATCGGCGGCCAGCCGATTTTGCGGCAACCCCTCCTGGATCTCTTTGATTTCTTCTCTCGCCTGGGTCGAGAGAGGTAGACTAAAAATCGTGGATGGGTCAGTTGAAGTAAGAACCTTAGTAAAGAACAGATGTTGCACCGTTTCCACCTGTTTGCAGAAAGAACAACAGGGATTCCCTGGCCATTTTCTCTTGCTCATCACTTGCCTAGTGAGAACTGCGTCCTGTGACATTTGCCACAGGAAGATTTTGATTTTAAGAGGAATCTCGGCTTTCCAAATCCATCTATAATGGCACCCACTTAGGGGTCTCTCCAACATCTTATAGACTGACTTAGTGGTGAACTTGCCATTCTGATTTAGTCCCCAAAAGACACGATCACTCCTCTCATCAAGGGGAATACTTTTCACTATAGTGTGCATATTTACCCACTGTTTGGACAGCTCAGGGGTAAGCCTGCGTCTGAATATAGAAGTGTCATCAAGTTCATCTCTTTTGTCCAGGGTGCTCGTTGGATAATTGCAGATCTCAAATAAGCGTGGATATTGATCCTGAAATGGGATCAGCCCATTTATTGGATCTTTCCATAGTCTAATCAAGTTCCCAGCACCAGTCTCAATCTTTCTGCCCATCATATAGATGTTTTTGATCTTAAGCAAGGCTTTCCAACAGGGCGAGTCAGAGAATTTGGGAGAAACTTCCGCAACAGAATTGTTGTGAAGATACCTGGCACGGACTATATCCTGCCACAGCCCATTTTGTGTCTCTAACTTCCACCACCATTTAACCATGAGACTAATATTTTGCTTACGAAGATCTTTTATACCTAAACCCCCTTTGTCTTTGGATCTACATATCTTGCCCCACTTAACAAGATAGTATCTCCTTTTTTTTTGTTGCAGCCTTGCCAAAAGAACTTGCGCCTATGTTTATCTAGCTTCTCAATGAAAGTTTTATTCATGAGCCACATAGACATGTGATAGAGAGAGATCTGTGTGACGACGGAGTCAAATAGGGTGTGTCTCCCCCCCATTGAGGCAGCGTTGCCAATCCAAGCCTCGAACCTCTTCAGGTATTTACTAACAATAAACTCCCAATCGGATGTTTTTAGATTAGCGTAGCTCACAGGCATCCCCAAATATTTGAGTGGGAAACTGCCAACCTCACAATTAAAGATTTCTGCATATTTGTTCACCACACTTTCATCTCCACCCACAGTGAGAATCTCACTTTTCTGAAAGTTAACTTTCAGGCCGGACATCATCTCAAACATATACAGCAGCAACTTCAGGTTGACTGCCTTATCAACATCATCTTCAATGCAAATGATAGTATCATCCACATATTGTAGGACCGCCACCCCATCAGGAATAAGGTCAGCAGCCAGACCCCTAATAAGTTTGTTTTTTTGGGCATTTTTGATCATTTTGGTAAGGCATTCAACGGCTAGATTGAATAGGAAAGGAGAATGTGGGTCTCCCTGTCTTACCCCTTTTTTGCTTTGGAAATATGGCCCAACACTACCATTAAGTTTGATGCTAACTGTCCCATTATGCAGTATCTGTTCAATCCATCTGCACCAGGTATCGTTAAAGCCCCGCATCTTGTGGCATTCTAGGAGGAAGTCCCAATTCACCTTATCATATGCTTTTTCAAAGTCCAATTTAAGGACAATCCCCACTTTTTTCTTAACATAAGTGTAGTTAAGAATTTCATGGAGGGACAAAACTCCATCCATGATATTTCTTCCTTTTACAAAGGCGTTCTGAGTAGGGCTAATGAGTTTGTTTGCATATATAGCAACTCTTCGATCGAGGACTTTGGTAATCAGTTTATATGGGCATCTCAGCAGGCAAATAGGCCTGTACTGCTGTATTTTCTCGGCTCCAGAAACTTTTGGGAGCAGAGTAATAATTCCATAATTAAGCCTCTGGACATCCAACGTCCCTTGATGAAAAGCTTTAAAAAGGGCCATAATGTCGTCTTTAACGATATCCCAGCACACTTGATAGAACTCAGCAGGGATATTATCGGATCCAGGGGCTCGATTAGGGGCCATATCAAACAGAGCCTCTTTGACCTCCTGTTCGGTAAATTCTCGGCAAAGATCCTTATTATCTTTTTCATCTAATTTCTCCTCAGTCGACCAGGTTCCCGGATCAAGATGAATCTGGTTACCAGGGGCTGGTCCGAACAGATCTTTGTAAAACTCAGTTGCATGTGCAATCAGATTGTTCGTGCCTTCAATCACTGTCTCTCCCGTTCTAAGTGATTGGATTGTATTTTTACATTTCTGTCCATTAGCAATTTTGTGATAATAGTCAGTATTCAAGTCTCCTTTAAGAAGCCAGCGCTCACGAGactgttgaagccaaaagatttCCTCATTCACTAGGAGCTCATAGAGCTCAGCGTTGATATCCACTTTTCTACTATATAAGTCAGGAGGTAAcatatcttcttcttctagttccTCCAGCATAGCTAGTTCCATACGTAAGTCCTCTTTTCTCTTTTTATCGTGGCCATATTTATCTGAACCCCAGCCTTTAAAGTATGTTTTGAATCTTTTTAACTTGATATTCAGGACATCAATAGGATCTGATGAAGCAACTTTCCTGGCCCAAATTTTCCCCACAGTGGGCAAGAACTTTTCATCATTGATCCAGGACAGATCAAAACGAAATTCACGAGGTTTCGGGGCTTCGCGCCCTTCTTCCCCGGAGGACAACAGTAGTGGATTATGGTCAGAAATCTCCCGAACCAATTTCCTCACAGAGACCAGAGGGAAGATATCTTCCCAGCATTCAGACATAAGAATTCGATCTAGCTTCTCAAGAGTGGGGTGGGTCTGATTATTGGTCCATGTATATTTACCCCCACTGATATGAATTTCTCTAAGAGCTAGTGTATTAATAATGGAGTTGAACAGGTCAGTGGCTTTGTTGTTCATCATCTTCTTATTCTTCTCCCCTGCATGTCTCAGGATATTAAAGTCTCCCCCCACTATGTAGGGCACAGTCATGCCACTACAAAAGGATGCCAGCTCAATCAGGAAGTCATTTTTGAACTCATCATGTGCCGATCCATAAACTACCAGCAAACCCCACTGTATTTTCTTCTTTTTGTCATACAGTATTAGTTGTAACACATATTTGCCCTTAGCACAGGATACTATATCCAGAGTGTCTCTCCTCACACCACACAAAATGCCCCCAGATTTGCCAATAGAAGGCACCCAGTTCCATTGGAATATGTCAAAGGGGTCAATTCTCCTCAAACATTTAGGTGTGAACTCTTTCTTCATAGTTTCTTGCAGACCTAAGAAGTCAAGGGAATGGTCACTAATCATGTCTGAGAGGCAGGTGGCCATCCTTTTCTTGCCCACCCCTCGACAGTTCCAAATGAGTCCTCTCATTTGGAACGTTTTTTGTGGAATTTGGTCTGAGTAACCCTACCAGGGGACGGGGCAGGGTTACCTAACAAATCTTCCTCAGAAGTGTTTCTTTTCTGACTCCTAGTCACAGGCCTAGGAATTTTGACAGCAGATTTGCTATGTTTTTTTTCTTAGGTTTAATAGAAGAGATATGTTCATATATATGTTCTTCCTGGTCCAACCATTCTAAATTCACAGGGGTGTTCCTACCCAAACCGTCTGTCACAATCAAGTTATCCCGTACTATTTcagtgttgttatcttcccttttATCTTCTAATTCTTTTCGGGCGCATTCAAGCTCTCTAATAATGTCAATAACAGCGAAATTATCATTGGGTATGTCTGCCCCTATCTTATTAGCTCTACTAATCAACTCATTGTCAGAAAGTACATCAAAGGAATTTTTGGAAGCATGGGTATTGTTACCTTCCAGATTTTTCTTACTAGCCAGTTTCTTGGCCTTGTCCTCAATCTTGCCCTGCATCCCAGAGGCGTTACGTTTGCTGAATCTCAGTGGGGCTTCAGTTGCTAGTGGAGGAGTAAGAATGATCTCCTCCATGTTTTCAGAAGATGGGAGTTGTACCATATAGCTGCATGAAGTCTTCAACCCAGGGTCCACCTCACCAGTCACCTCCACAATCTGAGAAGGGTTAGTAGCAGTTTGACAAGCCGAGGTAAATTTATTATGTATGACTTCTTTCACATGTATATCTTGAACAGTAGTCTCCATGACATCAGGATTCCTAGGGACAATCCAGTTAGAGGAGTCCATGCCATCTTCTTTCATTTTTTCCTTGATTTCTTTCTGCAGCGTTTCAATAAGTAGAGAATTATCTTCATCACTTTCAGTAGAGGGAGATCCCTCTTTATCATCATATAGCAGGCGACAGGCCTTGCCACCACGATAGGAACCCCCAATGTTGTCACGTCCAGTAGACTCAGGCTGCGGCACCCCTTTCTCTTGTTCAGTACGTCTCCTCTTAGGGGTCTGATTTGGCTTGGTCCTTTCATCAGGAATAGGATCCACAGTTTCTGCATTCACAGGATTTTTAACCAAAACCTCCTCAACTTCATAAGTGAACTTGTAGAAGCGTCCTGCAAGCACCCCTTCAGCAGTGGCAGGAAGTTGAGCTATCGATCTACAGCCAATTTTAGCTCTGACAGAAGAGGGACGATTTATAGTTGACATATCAACATCCAGGGTAATTCCAACTAACCCTCCCacataagcaacagttttatcaCATCTCTTGTTAGGTGGAATTTTCCCAATCCTAACCCAAGCAATCTCTAACAGTCCCTCAGAATCAATATCCTCAGACCAGGGAGAGAACTTGACACTAAACCCACAATTTTTCAACTTAATATTCTCAACAAAAAGAGCTCTGTCAACCTCTCTAGGATTCGGCATCCTCATTACAAACTTTTGAGGAGCAAAGAATCTAGCAGAGCAACGCCACCCCTGGCCAACATACACACTTAACTCATGCTCAATATCTTTGGTCTGAGCCAAGCCATCAGTAATGGTGACAACTATATTGAAAATGTTTTCCCTGCTCTGCCTATCCACGCTGTAGTCAGGAATGTAAAAGAAACCCTGACCCTTAGTTTGAAATGCACACATCACAGGTGTGTGATCCCAAGGGAAGAACTCATTGCAAACAAAGGATAGGTGACCTCTTTTCTTACATCTCTCACAGAAAGCTTGAGGGCATCTAACAGTAAAATGCCCAGGTAGATGGCAGATCTGACAAGCATCACAAGGTGGAGCGATAATACCAGAAGAGGAATACTCGCGGTTCACGGCAGAGACGTTGTTCTTGTCGAAGGCGCGGTGCGCCTTGTCGCTTCCGCTGTCTCCACCACGCATCTCTTGACGATGGGTAGGAGCTTCCTGCCGCCCCTCAGTCGCCGCCGTCTCCTGGGAGTCTTGCAGGTCACCGCCATCCCCATCCCATCGGGATTGCCGGGTTCGGTTCGCCTGCAGACCGCCGGCCGCCTCT
The Aegilops tauschii subsp. strangulata cultivar AL8/78 chromosome 3, Aet v6.0, whole genome shotgun sequence genome window above contains:
- the LOC141042719 gene encoding uncharacterized protein: MRGDGFGAGRQGRGAGRFDRGRGRGRGFDSHVWKRKMEMGSSSTTNDKWEEAAGGLQANRTRQSRWDGDGGDLQDSQETAATEGRQEAPTHRQEMRGGDSGSDKAHRAFDKNNVSAVNREYSSSGIIAPPCDACQICHLPGHFTVRCPQAFCERCKKRGHLSFVCNEFFPWDHTPVMCAFQTKGQGFFYIPDYSVDRQSRENIFNIVVTITDGLAQTKDIEHELSVYVGQGWRCSARFFAPQKFVMRMPNPREVDRALFVENIKLKNCGFSVKFSPWSEDIDSEGLLEIAWVRIGKIPPNKRCDKTVAYVGGLVGITLDVDMSTINRPSSVRAKIGCRSIAQLPATAEGVLAGRFYKFTYEVEEVLVKNPVNAETVDPIPDERTKPNQTPKRRRTEQEKGVPQPESTGRDNIGGSYRGGKACRLLYDDKEGSPSTESDEDNSLLIETLQKEIKEKMKEDGMDSSNWIVPRNPDVMETTVQDIHVKEVIHNKFTSACQTATNPSQIVEVTGEVDPGLKTSCSYMVQLPSSENMEEIILTPPLATEAPLRFSKRNASGMQGKIEDKAKKLASKKNLEGNNTHASKNSFDVLSDNELISRANKIGADIPNDNFAVIDIIRELECARKELEDKREDNNTEIVRDNLIVTDGLGRNTPVNLEWLDQEEHIYEHISSIKPKKKNIANLLSKFLGL